A part of Dreissena polymorpha isolate Duluth1 chromosome 13, UMN_Dpol_1.0, whole genome shotgun sequence genomic DNA contains:
- the LOC127854748 gene encoding uncharacterized protein LOC127854748 codes for MATSGISRNYDFVKYYCCTICEKERSVEIDADFYCETCLKYFCRRCINSHRQHGWLFLKKSPYGKDKIMKWPLSKKMETSLLTCVIHKSEQITMYCADHSQLCCSKCFELNHRLCLQVTPLPQAARGKSTNFKNLSVRTENTLLLMKQCQAYQEDRMMSLKVSYKEHERLIVDGLRVNIVSYLRECETSTVNTTHEHMQYPISEMREEIKYLLADFEKSTIKEKKEELNLKQAPIKVVRNSCIRLHYELFHLHVAIPKVLGKPELFFIASKKCLENIQQSDIFIKENLPNHVFTVNGKSVHNVKMPSDSKTCWITAVCALPNGQVLVADSNNFKVKLLNQQYQVVSHLDVRVGLIKDMCLITPTEHLSA; via the exons atggcgacatctgGAATTTCAAGAAAttatgattttgttaaatattattgttgtacaatctgcgaGAAAGAACGATCTGTAGAAatagatgcagatttttactgtgaaacatgtcttaaatacttctgcagaagatgtataaactcccacagacagcatggttggttgtttttaaaaaaatctccttatggaaaggataaaataatgaagtggccactttctaagaagatgGAGACTTCTCTTTTAACATGCGTCATACACAAGAGTGAACAAATAACAATGTACTGCGcagaccacagtcagctgtgctgctctaaatgttttgagcttaatcacag ACTATGCTTACAAGTAACTCCATTACCTCAGGCTGCCAGAGGGAAGTCAACCAACTTTAAGAACCTGTCTGTCAGAACGGAAAATACTCTTTTACTTATGAAACAATGTCAGGCGTATCAGGAGGACAGAATGATGTCTCTTAAGGTTTCATACAAAGAACATGAGAGGCTTATTGTGGATGGTTTGCGTGTGAATATAGTATCGTATTTACGCGAATGTGAAACCAGCACAGTTAATACAACACATGAACATATGCAATACCCTATAAGTGAAATGCGTGaggaaatcaaatatttattagcagATTTTGAGAAAAGCACTATTAAGGAGAAGAAAGAAGAGCTAAACCTGAAACAAGCTCCTATCAAAGTTGTGAGAAACAGCTGCATCAGGCTTCACTATGAATTGTTCCATCTCCATGTAGCCATACCGAAAGTACTGGGTAAACCTGAACTCTTTTTTATTGCCAGTaaaaaatgtctggaaaatatacaacagtctgatatatttataaaagagaaCTTACCAaaccatgttttcactgtgaatgggaagtctgtgcacaatgtgaAAATGCCAAGTGATTCAAAAACATGCTGGATCACAGCAGTATGTGCTCTCCCAAATGGACAGGTCCTGGTTGCAGACAGCaataatttcaaagtcaagcttctGAACCaacagtaccaggtggtgagccACTTGGATGTGAGGGTTGGACTCATAAAGGACATGTGTCTTATCACACCcactgag